From Salmo salar chromosome ssa04, Ssal_v3.1, whole genome shotgun sequence, one genomic window encodes:
- the ccdc15 gene encoding coiled-coil domain-containing protein 15, whose product MPSIIKPKVKGTTKVSISGITVHAQSKHCHRNNVLAERNQAVAPVGAWVESGQDCQDEHPNVRALLTEELQMEIQREKEESLRRFQEEVRRRVAQQAQIRKRWQLQKSCEMAEQEGRVLQQSSDAAQRLTPRKNPFPYSPQRELAICSPNSRWVRAQDHESSDRENRTDQQTHQLSKVMRQVRHRLAACQTVRDGEVMSELPGGIWKVSPIRDKPVYRVTREEEGHEEEEEDIPLIGQHDFPLQNFDPHEGHRSKTVTFDNNPVCQRLFSEPYPEGHGNEFSSDHRATQVLWPQEDQEELKRQGQSQFLMYRRLFMDIEREQVKEHQRHRKHLRRIGRIKAEKEQKRLEEERKLERLRQLEEDRLEMAERKFLILERLRLEEEERAEVLEKKERAKKDKEATRYIEALRAQMKERIVLENTELPPLCCCGDRFWDSHPDTCANNCVFYNNPKAYVQALRSALLSCDLKDRSHSTHQRASTHRIASMHALSPRKETTAHRKLATSQRNQKKEDI is encoded by the exons ATGCCCTCTATTATCAAACCTAAAGTAAAAGGCACAACCAAAGTTTCAATTAGTGGGATAACAGTACATGCTCAAAGCAAACATTGTCATCGAAATAATGTATTGGCCGAGAGGAATCAGGCAGTAGCACCTGTGGGCGCCTGGGTGGAGAGTGGACAAGACTGCCAGGATGAGCATCCAAAT GTTCGTGCCCTGCTAACTGAGGAGCTACAGATGGAGATTCaacgggagaaagaggagagtctTCGCCGGTttcaggaagaagtgcgccgccGCGTGGCACAACAGGCTCAAATCCGCAAGAGGTGGCAGCTTCAGAAGTCATGCGAGATG GCAGAGCAGGAGGGGAGAGTGCTCCAGCAGTCCAGCGATGCAGCGCAGAGATTGACCCCCAGGAAGAATCCGTTCCCCTACTCCCCACAGAGAGAGCTAGCCATCTGCAGCCCCAACTCCCGCTGGGTTCGAGCACAGGACCATGAGAGCAGCGACAGAGAAAACAGGACAGATCAGCAAACGCATCAG CTCAGCAAAGTCATGAGGCAGGTCAGACACAGACTGGCAGCCTGTCAGACGGTCCGTGACGGAGAAGTGATGTCAGAGCTCCCTGGGGGAATATGGAAGGtgtctcctatcagagat AAACCTGTATATCGGGTGACAAGAGAAGAAGAGGgtcatgaagaggaggaggaagatattcCTTTGATTGGGCAACATGACTTCCCTCTTCAGAACTTTGATCCTCACGAGGGTCACAGGAGCAAGACTGTCACCTTTGACAACAATCCG GTCTGTCAGAGGCTCTTTAGTGAGCCTTATCCTGAAGGTCATGGTAATGAGTTTAGTAGTGACCATAGAGCTACTCAAGTGCTGTGGCCCCAAGAAGACCAGGAGGAACTGAAGAGACAG GGTCAGTCTCAGTTTCTGATGTACCGACGCCTATTCATGGACATTGAGAGAGAACAAGTGAAGGAGCATCAGAGACATAGGAAGCACCTGAGGAGAATCGGAAG GATAAAGGCAGAAAAGGAACAGAAGAGgttggaagaggagaggaagctgGAGAGACTGCGGCAGCTCGAGGAGGATAGACTGGAAATGGCTGAGAGGAAATTTCTAATTCTGGAGCGACTGAGgcttgaggaagaggagagggcagaggtgttggagaagaaagagagagcaaagaAAGATAAAGAAGCCACAAG GTACATCGAGGCTCTGAGAGCTCAGATGAAGGAGAGGATAGTTCTGGAGAATACAgagctccctcctctctgttgctGCGGAGACCGTTTCTGGGACTCCCATCCTGACACCTGCGCAAACAACTGTGTCTTCTACAACAACCCTAAAG CCTATGTCCAGGCTCTGCGGTCTGCTCTGTTGAGCTGTGATCTGAAGGACAGGAGCCACTCCACTCACCAGCGAGCCTCGACTCACCGGATTGCCTCCATGCACGCCCTTTCACCCAGGAAGGAAACCACAGCTCACAGGAAGTTAGCCACCTCGCAAAGGAACCAAAAAAAAGAGGACATTTGA
- the LOC106603736 gene encoding hepatocyte cell adhesion molecule, with the protein MKAEREDLSKAIAAPQLLLLWCLLVSPQSGSVKGVNITSPGSLIQGTLGGEALLSVRYSSSSPDAPVIKWQLKRDDKPVTVVQSIGTEIIGNLRPEYRDRILVFENGTLLLHNLKLSDEGTYEVEISITDDTFTGEGSIDLTVDEPISRPYVHMEASSVLELSEHFTLNCSHDNGTNAKYSWQKGGKLLTNETRLQLSPDQKLLTIVRVLMVDDDIYGCAVENPIGSMKSLPIKLTVYRRSSLYIILSTGGIFLLITLVTVCACWGPSKKERQKQQMKPRGLAGLPRHLIEHPDYSPINHAVDVVPKMMTEHERKNPVALYILKEDFPQGDHDSPGNMGLGPSSEPPSSPPGYSSSLPPSSRSPEPPAHSSRGYPRTPISSPPSHHNKVQGKSSTPSPPRTRSSGRIFRAPVGILPASQLEEPAPTLESKGTTLQVLEG; encoded by the exons AtgaaggcagagagggaggatCTCTCCAAAGCCATAGCCGCTCCTCAACTTTTGCTGCTCTGGTGTCTTCTTGTCTCACCTCAGTCAG GAAGTGTCAAGGGGGTCAACATCACCAGCCCTGGCTCTCTGATCCAGGGCACGTTGGGCGGAGAGGCACTCCTCTCTGTTCGCTACAGCAGCTCCAGCCCCGACGCGCCAGTCATCAAGTGGCAGCTGAAGAGGGACGACAAGCCCGTCACCGTGGTCCAGTCCATCGGCACCGAGATCATTGGGAACCTGAGGCCCGAGTACCGGGACCGCATCCTGGTGTTTGAGAATGGCACCCTCCTACTCCACAACCTCAAACTCTCTGATGAGGGCACCTATGAAGTGGAGATCTCCATCACGGATGATACTTTCACCGGAGAGGGGAGTATCGACCTGACTGTGGATG AGCCCATATCCAGACCTTACGTCCACATGGAGGCGTCCTCAGTACTGGAGCTCAGCGAGCACTTCACCCTCAACTGCTCCCATGACAACGGAACCAATGCCAAGTACAGCTGGCAGAAAGGAGGGAAACTGTTGACCAATGAGACGCGTCTGCAGCTGTCACCTGACCAGAAGCTCTTGACCATTGTGCGGGTGCTGATGGTGGATGATGACATCTATGGATGCGCGGTGGAGAACCCTATTGGGAGCATGAAGAGCCTGCCCATCAAACTCACTGTCTACA GGAGGAGTTCCCTCTACATCATTCTCTCCACCGGGGGTATTTTCCTCCTTATCACCTTGGTTACGGTGTGCGCCTGCTGGGGGCCGTCCAAGAA AGAGCGGCAGAAACAGCAAATGAAGCCCAGAGGTTTGGCAGGACTGCCAAGGCATTTAATAGAACACCCTGATTATTCCCCAATCAATCATGCAG TTGACGTTGTACCAAAAATGATGACTGAACATGAACGCAAGAATCCAGTGGCACTCTACATCCTCAAAGAG GATTTCCCTCAGGGCGACCATGACTCACCCGGCAACATGGGCCTTGGCCCCTCCTCTGAACCACCCAGCAGCCCCCCCGGCTACAGcagctccctgcctccctcctcacGCTCCCCTGAACCCCCCGCCCACTCCTCTCGCGGGTACCCCCGCACCCCGATCAGCTCCCCCCCTTCGCATCACAACAAGGTGCAGGGCAAGTcttccaccccctccccaccccgCACTCGAAGCTCTGGGCGCATTTTCCGCGCCCCAGTGGGCATACTGCCTGCCAGTCAGTTGGAAGAGCCCGCCCCCACACTGGAGAGCAAAGGTACCACTCTACAAGTCCTGGAGGGATGA